The Aeoliella mucimassa genome includes the window TATCCCGACGCAGAGCGGGTTCATCTGGTGATGGACAACCTCAACACGCACAACGAGAAGTCGTTGATCGAAACCTTTGGCGAGGAGGCGGCTCGGCCAATGCTGGAGCGGATTGTGTGGCATTTTACCCCCAAGCATGCCAGTTGGCTCAACATGGCCGAGATCGAAATCTCGGCCATACAGCGACAATGCCTGGGACGTCGGTTGGCTTCGCTCGACAAGGTTCAAAGCGAACTCTCCCACTGTTCACGCGACCGCAATCGGAAGAAAATCAAAATCAATTGGACCTTCCATCGAAAAGACGCCAAACGCGTCTTCCCTGAACTCTATAGGAAATGACTTCCGGGACGACGTACTAGTAGCCTTGCTCCCCGCCAAGAACTCTTCGTCACAAACGACACACAGCACCGCGCGAATCTCATCCACGGCATTCCCCCCCAGGAGTAGTCGGCTATCAGCAGTTCAAGCAGCTCGCCGGATTTTCGGCATCCCGAAAGCTGCGGTTTCACTCATCATCATAGGAATATCCATCCAGCAATGCCAGCGGAAGCCCGAAAAATCGGAAAGAAAAATCCCCTGAACAGGTGGGTCCGCTCCAGGGCGCGGCGGCTCTTGCGCGAGCGACAAAAGTGCACATGACCGCTGTCCTTTCTTTAGGAGCGATGATTCCCATGCAAAACTTG containing:
- a CDS encoding IS630 family transposase; amino-acid sequence: MPKLNDEFCERMEDVLEQYEKPLDPNEPVVCLDEQPYQRVDDARPPEPAAPGKIAKQDYEYRRCGTCSVFVAVEPKAGKRFVQAKRHRKRADFARFVRDLLKRYPDAERVHLVMDNLNTHNEKSLIETFGEEAARPMLERIVWHFTPKHASWLNMAEIEISAIQRQCLGRRLASLDKVQSELSHCSRDRNRKKIKINWTFHRKDAKRVFPELYRK